One Castanea sativa cultivar Marrone di Chiusa Pesio chromosome 4, ASM4071231v1 DNA window includes the following coding sequences:
- the LOC142632717 gene encoding uncharacterized protein LOC142632717, with the protein MAEASNISSSSSVQDPALVEDISNPLFLHHAESPGAMLVSEPLIGENYHAWVRSMRKALVAKNKFGFVNGSITLSSPLIKTPAAVDAWIRCDNMVGSWLMKAVSPQIRVSITYRDTALEIWNDLRDTHSQGNGPRAFQLQKDIASMCQGESSITNYFTQLKLFWDQLQNFRPTPVCSCGKCTCNLPQKLEDLRLQESVMQFLMGLNDSYSQIKGQILLMEPLPTINKVYSLLIQEERQRSVGLGNSVHIESTTLAVKGSNANSNPHFPGFFGNSSGSGGKNSKGRDRPICTHCGKLGHVMEKCFKLHGFPPGFKPKGKNFMVNQVNMQEACADSGHTSTSFPFTQQQCQQFLTMLGAQMQATHLTSDGKDAQFNVGNKEAHMANNVIRLNPVVSSSSSATDALTMAGMPNSTCTDLRHSVFSAQITHRTAFGGNTWVIDTGATDHIVYFVHLLTDFTAVNCVVALPNGETALVTHIGSICLSDNLVLSNVLCLPSFSFNLLSVSQLTKKMHCCLIFLSTFCFIQDLNCWRTIGVGKVHDGLYLLQHSPPDTCANPIQSEAPSSFQSVFNSVFHSIFSTNKPPVVNNVKIPASVWHSRLGHPSDAKISVLKNVLPDLNCFSNEICEICPLAKHKRLPFPFHNHVSAFPFDLIHCDIWGPYVTPTVAGYPFGVKGYKLLNLQTRSCFISRDVVFHESVFPFKSLPVSLPLSQSDPFYHDCFPNAPPLPVTDSIHHSAPLPDPLVHVDSSILEEHFTDLPEDLSVFVPNDITIPISPLSIESASPVSLTPVPRRSTRLSRPPAYLQAYKCNATSTKYPLASYLSSHKLSSSYSHFCNSISTIPEPQFYHQAVGDPNWDAAMAAEIQALELNNTWSLVPLPPHKKAVGCKWVFKIKYKSDGSVERYKARLVAKGYTQQEGLDYTETFSPVAKMVTVKLLLSLAAVQGWTLHQLDVNNAFLHGDLHEEVYMCPPLGLPSKGEFVCKLNKSLYGLKQASRQWYSKFSTTLLQHGFLQSKADYSLFTKQSGTSFMALLIYVDDILIANNNPQSVADLKVVLDKQFKLKDLGSLKYFLGLEVARSEKGISLCQRKYALEVINDVGMLGCKPVKTPMEVNLKLSKDEGKLLADAGMYRRLIGRLLFLTISRLDITYSVHRLSQYMSKPREPHLKAAYRVIQYLKGTPGQGLFFSAQSSLHIKAFADADWAACIDSRRSITGYCVFLSDSLISWKSKKQNTVSRSTAEAEYRAMAVAVCEVTWILFLLKDLNVKHSQAALLFSDSQAAIHIGTNPVFHERTKHIEIDCHIVRDKVQAGVIKLMDIRTQHQLADLLTKALTWNQFCGLLTRMGISNIHSHDVHPEGEYQKLKKLEKLNEFHESRSPSSSKDETENKSPGSSKDETEDNGK; encoded by the exons ATGGCTGAAGCATCAAATATTTCGTCTTCTTCCTCGGTGCAAGATCCTGCACTTGTAGAGGACATCTCAAACCCTCTGTTTCTTCATCACGCTGAAAGTCCTGGAGCCATGCTTGTGTCTGAACCGTTGATTGGTGAGAATTACCATGCTTGGGTTCGTTCAATGAGGAAAGCACTGGTTGCCAAGAATAAGTTCGGTTTTGTCAATGGTAGCATCACTCTCTCCTCACCATTGATAAAGACTCCAGCGGCAGTTGATGCTTGGATTCGCTGTGATAACATGGTAGGTTCTTGGTTGATGAAGGCTGTTTCACCTCAAATTCGAGTGAGCATCACGTACAGAGACACTGCTCTGGAGATTTGGAATGATCTCAGGGATACACATTCTCAAGGTAACGGACCTAGGGCTTTCCAACTTCAGAAGGATATAGCTTCAATGTGTCAGGGTGAGTCCTCAATTACCAACTATTTCACTCAATTGAAGTTATTTTGGGATCAACTTCAGAATTTTAGGCCTACTCCTGTTTGTTCTTGTGGAAAGTGTACCTGTAATTTGCCTCAGAAGCTTGAAGATCTTCGTCTTCAAGAATCAGTTATGCAATTCTTGATGGGGCTCAACGACTCATATTCTCAGATCAAAGGACAGATTTTGTTAATGGAACCATTGCCAACCATTAACAAAGTATACTCCTTGTTGATTCAAGAAGAGAGGCAGAGGAGTGTAGGGCTTGGTAATTCTGTTCACATAGAGTCTACTACTCTTGCAGTGAAGGGTTCCAATGCCAATTCCAATCCTCATTTTCCTGGTTTCTTTGGTAATTCTAGTGGCTCTGGGGGAAAGAATTCCAAAGGCAGAGACAGGCCTATATGTACTCACTGTGGGAAGCTTGGACATGTCATGGAAAAATGTTTCAAGCTACATGGTTTTCCTCCAGGCTTCAAACCTAAAGGCAAGAACTTTATGGTGAATCAAGTCAATATGCAAGAGGCTTGTGCAGACAGTGGGCATACATCTACTAGTTTTCCCTTCACTCAACAGCAATGTCAGCAATTTTTGACTATGTTGGGGGCTCAAATGCAAGCTACTCATCTCACTTCTGATGGCAAGGATGCTCAGTTCAATGTGGGCAACAAGGAAGCACACATGGCCAACAATGTGATTAGGCTTAATCCAGTTGTATCTTCTTCTTCCAGTGCCACAGATGCTCTCACCATGGCAGGTATGCCTAATTCTACTTGTACTGATTTGAGGCATTCAGTTTTTTCTGCTCAAATTACACATAGAACAGCTTTTGGTGGTAATACTTGGGTTATTGACACTGGAGCAACAGACCATATAgtgtattttgttcatttgttgaCTGATTTTACTGCTGTTAATTGTGTGGTTGCACTTCCCAATGGTGAGACTGCTTTGGTAACTCACATTGGTTCTATATGTCTTTCTGATAATCTGGTCTTAAGCAATGTGCTTTGTCTTCCATCTTTCTCCTTCAATCTTTTATCAGTCAGCCAACTCACCAAGAAAATGCATTGTTGTCTCATTTTCTTGTCTACTTTCTGTTTCATTCAGGACCTCAATTGTTGGAGGACGATTGGTGTGGGTAAAGTTCATGATGGGTTGTATCTTCTTCAACATAGCCCTCCTGATACTTGTGCCAATCCAATTCAGTCCGAGGCTCCTTCATCTTTCCAATCTGTCTTTAATTCtgtttttcattccatttttAGTACAAATAAACCTCCTGTAGTCAATAATGTCAAAATTCCAGCTTCTGTATGGCATTCCAGACTTGGGCATCCCTCAGATGCTAAAATTTCTGTTTTGAAGAATGTACTTCCTGATCTCAATTGTTTCTCTAatgaaatttgtgaaatttgtccTCTAGCTAAGCATAAAAGGCTTCCATTTCCTTTTCACAATCATGTTTCTGCTTTCCCATTTGATTTGATACATTGTGACATATGGGGTCCCTATGTTACACCTACTGTTGCAG GATATCCTTTTGGGGTTAAGGGTTATAAACTTTTGAATTTACAAACCAGATCATGTTTCATTTCCAGAGATGTAGTTTTTCATGAATCTGTGTTTCCTTTTAAGTCTCTTCCTGTTTCTCTTCCTTTATCTCAGTCTGACCCTTTTTACCATGATTGTTTTCCTAATGCTCCACCACTCCCTGTCACTGATTCTATTCATCATTCTGCTCCTTTACCAGACCCTTTAGTTCATGTTGACTCTTCTATTCTTGAGGAACATTTCACTGATCTTCCTGAGGATTTGTCTGTCTTTGTTCCTAATGACATCACTATTCCTATTTCTCCCTTGTCCATTGAATCTGCTTCTCCTGTTTCTCTCACTCCTGTTCCCAGGAGGTCTACTAGACTCTCTAGACCACCTGCCTATCTTCAAGCCTATAAATGCAATGCTACCTCCACCAAATATCCTCTTGCCAGTTATCTTTCCAGTCATAAACTTTCTTCCTCTTACTCTCATTTTTGTAACAGTATCTCCACAATTCCTGAACCACAGTTTTACCATCAGGCAGTTGGTGATCCTAATTGGGATGCTGCCATGGCAGCTGAAATTCAGGCTTTAGAACTCAATAACACTTGGTCTCTTGTCCCTTTGCCTCCACATAAAAAGGCAgttggttgtaaatgggtcttcaaaattaaatacaagTCAGATGGGAGTGTGGAAAGGTACAAGGCAAGGTTGGTTGCCAAAGGATATACTCAACAAGAGGGTTTGGATTATACTGAGACCTTCTCACCTGTTGCCAAGATGGTGACTGTTAAGCTTCTATTATCTTTGGCTGCTGTGCAAGGCTGGACTCTTCATCAATTAGATGTAAACAATGCTTTTCTTCATGGTGACTTGCATGAAGAAGTGTATATGTGCCCTCCTCTAGGCCTGCCCAGCAAGGGGGAGTttgtatgcaagttgaataagTCCTtgtatggccttaaacaagcctCAAGGCAATGGTATTCTAAATTTTCCACTACTTTGTTGCAACATGGTTTTCTGCAGTCTAAGGCAGATTATTCTTTGTTCACCAAGCAATCTGGAACTTCTTTCATGGCACTTTTgatatatgttgatgatatacTCATTGCCAACAATAATCCTCAATCTGTAGCAGACCTGAAAGTTGTTCTAGATAAGCAGTTTAAGTTGAAGGACTTAGGCAGTTTGAAATACTTCCTAGGCTTGGAAGTGGCTAGGTCTGAGAAAGGCATTTCCCTATGTCAGAGAAAGTATGCCCTTGAAGTGATCAATGATGTGGGAATGCTTGGATGCAAGCCTGTTAAAACTCCCATGGAAGTAAATTTGAAGTTAAGTAAAGATGAAGGCAAGTTATTGGCTGATGCTGGTATGTACAGAAGACTGATAGGAAGGCTGCTGTTTCTTACTATTTCTAGGCTTGATATTACCTATTCAGTACATAGGTTAAGTCAATATATGTCTAAGCCTAGAGAGCCTCATTTAAAGGCAGCTTATAGAGTAATTCAGTATCTCAAAGGCACCCCAGGACAAGGGTTGTTCTTTTCAGCTCAGTCCTCCTTACACATCAAGGCATTTGCAGATGCAGATTGGGCTGCATGCATTGACTCTCGAAGGTCCATCACAGGCTACTGTGTTTTTCTTAGTGATTCTCTCATTTCTTGGAAGTCTAAGAAGCAAAATACAGTTTCAAGGTCCACGGCAGAGGCTGAGTACAGAGCAATGGCTGTTGCAGTGTGTGAAGTGACATGGATCTTGTTTTTGCTTAAGGATCTTAATGTAAAACACAGCCAAGCTGCCTTACTGTTCAGTGATTCTCAAGCAGCAATTCATATAGGTACTAATCCAGTGTTCCATGAGCGTACAAAACATATTGAGATAGACTGCCATATTGTAAGGGATAAGGTGCAAGCAGGAGTCATAAAGTTAATGGATATTAGAACTCAACACCAGCTAGCTGATCTGTTAACAAAAGCTTTGACTTGGAATCAATTTTGTGGTCTTCTTACCAGGATGGGCATTTCCAATATTCATTCTCATGATGTCCATCCTGAGGGGGAGTATCAGAAGTTAAAGAAATTAGAGAAGCTGAATGAATTTCATGAATCCAGAAGTCCAAGCAGCAGTAAAGATGAAACAGAGAACAAAAGTCCAGGCAGCAGTAAAGATGAAACAGAGGACAACGGCAAGTAG